The genomic region AGTCTTTCTGGATCTCTTGAAGGCGGTATTTTAGACTTGACGCTTTCTTGTCCATCAGACTGATTCCAGCCAGAGGGAATAATATCTACAGTTATCATAAGATTGTCAGATAGACTGCTTCCTAATGTTGGAGGCACTGCAAAGCGAAAGAGAGAACCAGGCAGAATTCCAGAACTTCTCCTACTGTGGGCTGAATCTGGTGGGGAGGCAGTAGCTGAAGGAATACCAGATACTGCAGGTGTTGGTGGTCTGCTAACAGAAGCCCGAGGAGGGCTATCTGATGCTTCAAGAGAGGTCTCCTCACCTGACTCTCTTCTTCTGAAGATATGTTGTGATCTAGCAGTTGTATCAGAGGTAGAGATCCTTGCGGAttcatctcttccttctcttcttcttctggaAAAGAGAGGTGTACATCTGTTCCTCAAAGACGATGATAACCAGGATCCCGTGCTCCTACTTTCAGAGTCTGGTCTGTAACTTTCCCCATCTGAATCAGAGTTATGATTTTGTGAAACTCCTGATAAACCCCATCTTCGTCTAAGAAAACTAAATCCCTGAGAAGTTTCAGATGCCTGAAGTCCTGGAACTTCTGGAGTTGCAGCTCCATTACTGCTTGAAAGATTAGAAGCTTGAATTCTTGGGACCACCGTTGACTCTTCAGAGCCTAATGATCTTGTATGCAGTGAGTCTTGGCTAGACCTTCGAGAGAAAAACGTAGATGACATACTAGATGCTAAGCGAGACAGCAGCTGTCTGGTTGTGCGCCTCCCTTCGCTGTCAGCTGCAGCCTCATTCAATGACCTCTGAGAAGATAAAACCCTTTCAGAACTACTTGAGGATGGAGTTTCATCTCTAATGGCAGTAAGAGAAAATGTTGGCTGCATGTTCCTCTGGGGAGACTCCAATTCATTTCTCCTTTGTCTTGAAGAATAGTTGGATCTTGAAGAGCTCATGTTAGAGTCTCTGTTGAAAAAAGATGGCTGATGATCAGAAGGCAACTGGCGGTTCATGgatgcattcagcctcaaagtgCTTAACGAGTTCTCTTTTGGTCTTGCTCCCTCTGCATATGAAGAGGCAGGCCTGCCTTCAAGATCTgttgcagaaaagcagaggaaaatacTATGACAGGATGCGCTCTAATTTCATTCCAAATGGATAACTCTAAAGTGTTCTGATTACTACATTCCACATGGATAACTCGGAAGTGTATATACAGAAGTTCAAGATTTCATGATACTTACTCAAAAGCGTTTCAAATTTGGCAGGTAGATTCCAGAACAATAGTTTGCTTAAATTTACTTACCATAATTTTAAAGGTAAACTAAAACCTAGACTGGTTTCATTCTGGTAAATCCATTTGGAATCTACTACCCCCAAATTCATCAGATTATCAAGCTGCAACTTTCTTTCTTATAGGCAAATATGAAAATTCTGACCATCTGTCAGAAGTTACATAAGAACAGCATCTGAACTAAAACCAGCAAACTATACCCAATACTGTTTTTCACTTAAAGGTCCATTCTGCCTATAGACTGAGGAAGATGGGTTAATAAAAATTTCAGCAATGTGGCAGACACCAGAGCACCCGAAACAAATGCACAGATAAAGCCAAGCATATTCCCCATCTATTTCAAGAAGTTACCCTTATTCTTCTCATAAGAACATCAAGAGCTGCTGTTACAAATACTACAGGCAGCATAAAATTATTGACTTTGGATAACAGAAATCAAATAGTATCTAAATTAGATGTGTATCTTAGTACAACAATGTTTTAAACCAAGAacccaaaaataaaaagaataacgTAGAAATACTGTAATTCCAGTGGTCCAGCCTGAAAGGGTTATCTAGCTATTGCTTTTATCAAAGAAATGCAAGAACTAAGTTAGTTCACATGTTCAGCTATGCAACTGGCTTGAGCACAATCGGGTTTAACCATTCTGATTTGTAATTTCATCTGCTTTCCCAATTACCTTGATTACCTGTAGTCAATTAGATAACTACCACCACATTGTTGTGTCCTCCGCTGCTTTTTAAGAGTACATTTGATcacccagtgcttcccagtggtctgtgggtggagggaggtgattctgcccctctactctgccctggtgagacc from Rissa tridactyla isolate bRisTri1 chromosome 7, bRisTri1.patW.cur.20221130, whole genome shotgun sequence harbors:
- the MARCHF7 gene encoding E3 ubiquitin-protein ligase MARCHF7 isoform X3; the protein is MGGARAVIDSRAGSAPSPLCCRERRRARRGSFWARPDLAPPVAAQLLNACVVRESSVLNSSSRDWGIGERDTHETPWKLTTSSPTRYSGTLDHPHSGRFLGNRSRLSTSSSSHFTSGCYGESERTQGAYSRLHSQQRDTDSKRPKLSCTSTSSVRSNGLTAFSDSSWRYSRIPRSSSVMLGSLGTELVRERRELERRTDLSVNNLVDHSYRNSDFSSSTYLEGRPASSYAEGARPKENSLSTLRLNASMNRQLPSDHQPSFFNRDSNMSSSRSNYSSRQRRNELESPQRNMQPTFSLTAIRDETPSSSSSERVLSSQRSLNEAAADSEGRRTTRQLLSRLASSMSSTFFSRRSSQDSLHTRSLGSEESTVVPRIQASNLSSSNGAATPEVPGLQASETSQGFSFLRRRWGLSGVSQNHNSDSDGESYRPDSESRSTGSWLSSSLRNRCTPLFSRRRREGRDESARISTSDTTARSQHIFRRRESGEETSLEASDSPPRASVSRPPTPAVSGIPSATASPPDSAHSRRSSGILPGSLFRFAVPPTLGSSLSDNLMITVDIIPSGWNQSDGQESVKSKIPPSRDPERLQKIKESLLLEDSEDEEGDLCRICQMSSASSDNLLIEPCKCTGSLQYVHQECMKKWLQSKINSGSSLEAVTTCELCKEKLHLNMEDFDIHELYRAHANEQADYEFISSGLYLVVLLHLCEQRFSDMLGTASEASTRVRPL